The DNA region GTCCTTGTGTGGTGTGATCTCCAGAACTGAGCCCTAGGAATGTAAGAGCATCACTTTCAAGTTAGTAGCAGTCACAACGACAAGTTTGAAGGCACAAGTCAAATCATGGGCAAATCCACCGATATGTGGAAGGGTATGGGCTCCACTCtgggggataaataaaagtgGGAACTCctttgagaagataaatgaaCCCAAACAGGCTCACCACTAAAAGGGTCTGGTGAGAGAAGTAGGGAAAATGAAGGAGAGGGATCCTCCTCAACTTTCTGCTAGTACTTAAGGTAGCAGCTAGTTGGATCCCACAGTGGAGAGGCTGGCTAGACCAACTCTCAGGGTAGTCAAATGATATTGCCAGAGGGTGGGATGCTAGCCATAAGTAGAGAAACAAACTGTTCCAATTTCCGTGCGGCTTGTTTCCCAGCCTCCAGTACCTCCTCATGATTAGCCTTCTCTAAGCTTTCATAACTCAGGGTAACCTTGTTAGTAATGAGGGAGAAGCCAAAAACTCGAAGTCCACAGTGCCGTGCAACTATAACTTCTGGTACTGTGCTCATTCCTaatggggagaaagagggaaacaaATTGTCAAGATCAGCAAAtgacccttcttcttcctttggccTAACCTCCATTCATTACTGGCTCAGAATTTTAAAtctcaaaatctcttccaaaaaaaatccaaagaaccAACCAAATTATTGTATTGCACTTTCATTGTTCTGTTTGTTTAAAATAACAAGTGGGGCCTTGAAGGGCTTTACATGTTTCTCATAAATATTATCAATGCAATGCTTAATCATTTGTGGGTGACTTTAAATTCAGTTCCAATGACACAGTGCCCTCTTCAAGCCAGAGTTACAGAAGGTGGTCATAATGACATTTGTTAAAGTAATCCTTAAATAATCATCATGTCATGGACAGGTCAGTAGCACTGACTTCATCTTTCAAGGTGAATATTAATTGCAGTTGTTGTAAAAGCCCTTGGGGCTCAGTGGGGAGGTttgattctattaaaaaaaaaaaaaaaaaccttgccaCTTCAGTATCTTCTTAGAAGTTAGCTTAATTCACCCTTTCCTTAAATCAGAGCCTCTCTATCTACACTCTGAGTCTGTCATCTCCTCCCCCTCTCCATTTACTCCAGATCCCTCCCTCTTCAAGCATCCAGTCAAATTCCCCTTCTCACCAACAGCATCAGCCCCTAGCTTCTGCAGGAGACGACACTCTGCAATGGTCTCAAAGTTGGGACCACCAAGCATCACATAGGTGCCTTCCTGTAGCTCTCGCTCTTCTCCCATTCGTTTCCAGGCACAGTGAGCCTCCTTCCTCAGATTGCGGTCATAGGCATCAGACATGGCAGGAAAACGGTCACCAAACCTAGGGTACAGGTTGAAGGATCACCTCAGATTAACTGCATACAATTGAGTTCTCTCCTGCCTTCTAAATAAATCCTTAAGCTCCACCCATCTATAAATAAAGGGGCAAGATATATACCTTTCTTCATTGGGTCCTCTGAGTGGATTCTGGCCAGAGAAACCAGGCATATTGATGTGATCACGGATCAGCATGATATCTCCAACCTCGAACTTGGGATTCAGCCCCCCAGCTGCATTGGTGACCACTAGGGTGTCCACGCCCATAAGCCGGAAAACCCTCACTGGGAAGGTTACCTTAAAAGCAAAAGATTGGAAAGGTTTCTTCAAAATCTCACCAATCCACCCACACAGATATGAAATGATAGCTCTCCATGTAGCtattatgaaaaaaaggaaaggaaggcgAGGAAGGCTGACTGATACAAGGATACAAGATGAGGCACAACACGGCTGACAGACAATATGGCCACAAGACCCCTGCTGAGACCCTGACCTTAAGGTCCCAGTTGGGGGACTCTTTTCCTAGGCCAAGGTCAGGTCTGggtattccaaacaggcctcatcattggcccccaccattggtgggataACCAATAATAGCTGGGTCCCTACCCTTAGTGAAGGGGAGGagtaatagtttaaaaggtaaacACATAAGccagagctctctctttctgcctagaggagcctgcactaAATCTTGGTGTatgtttccatccttctctcccatttctcagcaagctctgttcttttccccatttcccaataaattctttttactggcctaattaaactggcatgttcttaaattcttttctgcaacttagtcaagaacctagaggaatccaacactttccTGGCTTCCGAGGGGACCAAAAATCTACCTACCCCCAGTGGTTAGGTAATAAGATAGGTAGTCCTCTGGTCTTCCAGATTCTATTAGGTTTATATGCCCAATTTACCTTCCAGAGTGGGTGGCCTTCATAAAAGTGGAATCTGCCCTGCATCACCACACACGCTCGGTCATTCAGGAACCCAAACACTAATCGTCCAGCATGACCTGGTActgtaaacaaaaaaagaagggaaatgaaTAGGATGATGTTTTCATCAACATACTCACTGAGCATCTCTATGGCCATTCACCCCACTCAATATGTGAGTATATAAATAAGCAGACATTATTATCTCTGGTTTCAGAAAGTTCAAGTCAGATGTGAGAGACAGACATTAACCATAATCATACAGTAAGTACAGTATAAGATTAGAGCTATGGGGATGGATAAGGTTGTTCAATGGGGAACATATATCAAAAGGAAaggcttttaaaagaaatttcaaaagcatgAGAAAGTCATGACTAAAAATAGAGTAAGTAACTAAGAAGGAAGTGAAAGCAGAAATTACAGCCTtccaaatttttcaaaattcccaaaatgtatatttttatttattgccctAACAAAACATCGGTAGCAGAtttatggctcaagtgatagagcttccacctaccatatgggaggacctgggttcgatccctggggcctcctggtgaaaaagaagggaaagcatgcccacatgccAGTCAGTGCctacatgagtgcccacatgagtgcccaaaTAGTGAGCCAGCACCTGCACGAgtcacgcagtaagatgatgatgcaacaaaagagaaacaaagggagaATCAAAGTGAAGGGCAGCAAaacccaggaactgaggtggtgcaattgacagggaacctctctctccatcatcgaatcccagtgaatcctagacgagagaaaataagagaagacaacacagagagcagaaacagcagggggggtgggaaataaataaataagtcttcttttaaaaattaaaaaaaaaacaaaaactatatacCTCCTTTCTCCAGAAAGGGGGCTCAAAGATCTACTCCGGCTTCCAAAAGAACAGACTAGTGAACAAGGATAAAAGGGGCTTAGTCTGGACCTTTCCATGAGTCTCCTTCCTTATGACCACAAAATAGTCCTTGCTATTCTTATTTCTACAGGTGGGAGGACATGTTCCAACATGGGAGACTTGGGAGTGCAAAGATAATGCTCCACATAGACATGATAACCATTATTACCATTTCCCTTATCTGGCAGTCTCTCTAATTGGCATGGCTAACCTCTGCCTTAAGGAATGGATGGTCTGAGAGAGGGATCAAAGCCAAGAGGAACAAGTTGAGGGACACTCAGAAATAGAGGAGCTTATAAAAAGCCACCAGGCATACAACAAAGGTGATATAGTAAGCAAGGAAACCCCAAGTggagtataaaaaataaataggggggaagcggacttggcccggtggacagggcgtccgtctaccacatggaaggtctgcagttcctacccctggcctccttgacctgtgtggagctggtccatgtgcagtgctgatgtgcgcaaaagtgcagtgccacgcaggggtgtccccgtgtaggggagccccacgcgcaagcagtgcgccccgtaaggagagccgcccagcgtgaaagaaagtgcagcctgctcaggaatggcaccacacacacagagagctgatacagcaagatgatgcaataaaaagacacagattcctgtgccactgacaacaacagaagcagacaaagaagaacatgcacacagcaaatggacacagagagcagacaacgggggggaggggagttggggcaagaaggggaaagaaataaataaaaaataaatcttttaaaaaaataaaacataaataaataggggaagcagatgtggctcaagcagttagttgttcctacctaccacatgggaggtcccaggttcagttcctggtacctcctaaagaagacaggcaagacaGTCAGCTGAAAACAAtaggctggtgtggtgagctgatgtaacaagaccaccgggaagcagaggtggctcaaggaataggcacctccctctcccacatgggaggtctcaggtttcttctaaaaagatgagcacacaacaaatggaggcagagagcagacagcgaccaCAGACGAGGTGGGTGTGGGGGgcgggaggataaataaataaaataaatctttaaaaaaaaaatcacaaagcccCTGGGGGAAAAGCTGTCACGtgcaagaaactgaaaaaaacaagCTACAAAATCATATGCACAAAGATTGCAGATATTggaattataaaataaagaatataaagtctaatattttaaaaataaataaaaaagttgaTAAATTGTTGTAATTAGTCCACTCATCACAGTGCACACTTCCGTCTCACTGGAGGCAGATGGAACCAATGCTGTTATTATCTCCCTTAGAAACAACGCCCTCCCTCTCTTAATTACTTCCTTCTCCAACCCCCATTCCCACCTCCCCTCTTGGGCATTCCAGTCCTGTTCCAAAGGGTTTGAAAAATATTAAGTGAAAGTCTTAATTCTCCagggaaaaatgagagaagacagaaatctgaaaaattaatatataaaccAATAATAGTTAAGCTATCTGAGAAATTAATAAGTAAACCAAATAAACTAAACTTCTCCTTTCCTCACCCTTACTTTAGTCTTAGCCTCAGGGCTTTCTGGCTGCTGTTAGAATgctacatatttaaatatatatgtatattctccTTGTCAGACCTCTACTGTGCATGGGAGACACCCTGAACCTTTCTCCTTCTAAAAGGTTAGTCAGAATCAGGACTTAGGTATTTATGTATTATCCCTGTATGTCTGCAAGGACATGGCAATCTACATGTTATTTGTTATTGTATACCAATGTATGCCTTATCTAGGAATAGAGCTAGAACTGGAGaaatggggaatggcaggaagataTAGGATACAAGGGGTTTGACTTTGTCTGGAAGGTTTCAGGAACTGATTTTTCCCTTTAAGATGCaggatagaagaaataaaagggatgtGTGGATATGCTATGATAATGCCGGGGAAGCAGTTTGAGGGAGGTGTTATAGAGCTTTAAGGAGCCCTGAGTCAGAGAAGCATAGGAAAGATGTCATCAGTAGTCCCACTGATGCACACATGCCCTGCTATTATGGAATCTCTATTAGGGGAATTTCCTGCTTGAATCATCCTGATTAATTGTGGGCTTTTATTCTACCTTACAACCTTTGCCACAGGTCAAATGCTATAGCGTATAATCAGATATTCCAGGCATAGAAGCACTTGC from Dasypus novemcinctus isolate mDasNov1 chromosome 3, mDasNov1.1.hap2, whole genome shotgun sequence includes:
- the PNP gene encoding purine nucleoside phosphorylase, producing MEKEYTYKDYQNTAEWLLSHTKHRPQVAVICGSGLGGLADKVTQAQTFDYNEIPNFPQSTVPGHAGRLVFGFLNDRACVVMQGRFHFYEGHPLWKVTFPVRVFRLMGVDTLVVTNAAGGLNPKFEVGDIMLIRDHINMPGFSGQNPLRGPNEERFGDRFPAMSDAYDRNLRKEAHCAWKRMGEERELQEGTYVMLGGPNFETIAECRLLQKLGADAVGMSTVPEVIVARHCGLRVFGFSLITNKVTLSYESLEKANHEEVLEAGKQAARKLEQFVSLLMASIPPSGNII